One window of Sardina pilchardus chromosome 2, fSarPil1.1, whole genome shotgun sequence genomic DNA carries:
- the tmem144a gene encoding transmembrane protein 144a isoform X2, with protein MMDLRAVLLSLSTVLCMTVAADQMNSDGHSELPAAELSYSLIGETNGTNGTDGTEMTYGFISCAVAVVFYGSNFVPVKKIDTGDGMFFQWILCVSIWIVALVVNLILHCPKFWPLAMLGGFIWATGNITVVPIVKTVGLGMGILIWNSFNLIMGWASSRFGWFGIKAEVVGNSALNYGGAALCFLSALVFFFVKSDIQSLRRAEETPLLIDNTLNQDDVATSTSDDSWVDRLGPKTKRLVGSCMSVFAGVLYGCSFVPVLYMKAHADDPNSQFHGASKFDLDYVFAQFSGILLTSTVYFLIYCAAKKNKPIVFPKAILPGFASGIMWGIATCSWFLANHYLSPVISFPIITAVPGLIAAAWGVLLFKEVKGLRNLLTLGLAFCLVVAGSLLTAFSKA; from the exons ATGATGGATCTTCGCGCGGTTCTCCTTTCTCTGTCCACTGTGCTGTGCATGACAGTCGCAGCAGATCAAATGAACAGTG ATGGACACTCAGAGCTACCGGCTGCCGAGCTGTCATATTCGTTAATTGGTGAAACCAATGGCACTAATGGGACAGATGGCACAGAAATGACTTACGGTTTCATCTCGTGTGCTGTGGCCGTGGTGTTCTACGGAAGCAACTTCGTCCCTGTGAAGAAGATAGACACTGGCGATG GAATGTTTTTTCAGTGGATCCTATGTGTTTCTATATGGATAGTGGCTCTGGTCGTAAATTTAATACTACACTGCCCCAAATTCTGGCCCCTGGCAATGCTTGGTGGATTTATCTGGGCCACAG GAAATATAACAGTGGTGCCCATAGTGAAGACTGTTGGTTTAGGGATGGGAATTCTCATCTGGAACTCCTTCAACCTGATCATGGGCTGGGCCAGttcaag GTTTGGTTGGTTTGGCATCAAAGCAGAAGTGGTAGGAAACTCTGCATTGAACTACGGTGGAGCTGCGTTGTGCTTTCTTAG TGcccttgtgtttttctttgtgaAGAGTGATATCCAGAGTCTTcgaagagcagaggagacacCTTTACTCATAGATAAT ACTTTAAATCAAGATGATGTGGCTACGTCTACTTCAGATGATTCCTGGGTGGATAGACTCGGACCAAAGACTAAAAGACTTGT AGGCTCTTGTATGTCTGTTTTTGCTGGTGTCCTATACGGTTGTTCCTTTGTCCCAGTGCTCTACATGAAAGCCCATGCAGACGATCCAAACAGTCAGTTCCATGGAGCCAGTAAATTTG ATCTGGACTATGTTTTTGCTCAGTTTAGTGGGATCTTGCTCACCAGCACTGTTTACTTCCTCATCTACTGTGCAGCAAAGAAGAACAAACCCATAGTGTTCCCCAAAGCCATACTACCAG GGTTTGCCTCAGGGATTATGTGGGGAATAGCGACATGTAGCTGGTTCTTGGCTAATCACTATCTGAGTCCTGTGATCAGCTTCCCTATTATCACAGCG GTCCCAGGTCTTATTGCAGCTGCATGGGGAGTCCTGCTTTTTAAGGAGGTGAAG GGTTTACGGAATTTACTGACACTTGGGCTAGCCTTCTGCTTGGTGGTAGCAGGCTCATTGTTGACGGCCTTTTCCAAGGCCTAG
- the tmem144a gene encoding transmembrane protein 144a isoform X1, whose amino-acid sequence MMDLRAVLLSLSTVLCMTVAADQMNSDGHSELPAAELSYSLIGETNGTNGTDGTEMTYGFISCAVAVVFYGSNFVPVKKIDTGDGMFFQWILCVSIWIVALVVNLILHCPKFWPLAMLGGFIWATGNITVVPIVKTVGLGMGILIWNSFNLIMGWASSRFGWFGIKAEVVGNSALNYGGAALCFLSALVFFFVKSDIQSLRRAEETPLLIDNVCPMRDLSSIKKYTLNQDDVATSTSDDSWVDRLGPKTKRLVGSCMSVFAGVLYGCSFVPVLYMKAHADDPNSQFHGASKFDLDYVFAQFSGILLTSTVYFLIYCAAKKNKPIVFPKAILPGFASGIMWGIATCSWFLANHYLSPVISFPIITAVPGLIAAAWGVLLFKEVKGLRNLLTLGLAFCLVVAGSLLTAFSKA is encoded by the exons ATGATGGATCTTCGCGCGGTTCTCCTTTCTCTGTCCACTGTGCTGTGCATGACAGTCGCAGCAGATCAAATGAACAGTG ATGGACACTCAGAGCTACCGGCTGCCGAGCTGTCATATTCGTTAATTGGTGAAACCAATGGCACTAATGGGACAGATGGCACAGAAATGACTTACGGTTTCATCTCGTGTGCTGTGGCCGTGGTGTTCTACGGAAGCAACTTCGTCCCTGTGAAGAAGATAGACACTGGCGATG GAATGTTTTTTCAGTGGATCCTATGTGTTTCTATATGGATAGTGGCTCTGGTCGTAAATTTAATACTACACTGCCCCAAATTCTGGCCCCTGGCAATGCTTGGTGGATTTATCTGGGCCACAG GAAATATAACAGTGGTGCCCATAGTGAAGACTGTTGGTTTAGGGATGGGAATTCTCATCTGGAACTCCTTCAACCTGATCATGGGCTGGGCCAGttcaag GTTTGGTTGGTTTGGCATCAAAGCAGAAGTGGTAGGAAACTCTGCATTGAACTACGGTGGAGCTGCGTTGTGCTTTCTTAG TGcccttgtgtttttctttgtgaAGAGTGATATCCAGAGTCTTcgaagagcagaggagacacCTTTACTCATAGATAATGTATGTCCCATGAGGGATTTGAGCTCCATCAAAAAATAT ACTTTAAATCAAGATGATGTGGCTACGTCTACTTCAGATGATTCCTGGGTGGATAGACTCGGACCAAAGACTAAAAGACTTGT AGGCTCTTGTATGTCTGTTTTTGCTGGTGTCCTATACGGTTGTTCCTTTGTCCCAGTGCTCTACATGAAAGCCCATGCAGACGATCCAAACAGTCAGTTCCATGGAGCCAGTAAATTTG ATCTGGACTATGTTTTTGCTCAGTTTAGTGGGATCTTGCTCACCAGCACTGTTTACTTCCTCATCTACTGTGCAGCAAAGAAGAACAAACCCATAGTGTTCCCCAAAGCCATACTACCAG GGTTTGCCTCAGGGATTATGTGGGGAATAGCGACATGTAGCTGGTTCTTGGCTAATCACTATCTGAGTCCTGTGATCAGCTTCCCTATTATCACAGCG GTCCCAGGTCTTATTGCAGCTGCATGGGGAGTCCTGCTTTTTAAGGAGGTGAAG GGTTTACGGAATTTACTGACACTTGGGCTAGCCTTCTGCTTGGTGGTAGCAGGCTCATTGTTGACGGCCTTTTCCAAGGCCTAG